Genomic segment of Acinetobacter larvae:
TTGGCAGCGCAGCATTATCAACCGCAAAGCAATGCATTCGCAACTGACCTTTCAGCAATTGCCCCTGCAACAACTGATCTGCTCCCACACTGCCGGTCTGAAAACTCTCTACGCCAAAACGGTCAACCCGAAAATGGTCAACCCGAAAACGATCAGTCCCAAAGCAGTCAATCCGAAAACAGATCCAATAATCATCTATCCCCCAATCCAATGCAAACCCCAGCGCTACAGCCCACAGCATCAAGCGCTTTAGAAGGTACGCCACACATCCAGCCAAAGCCAAATCGCAAATAGCATAAATAAGCCACCTGAGATTAAATCAATATATGCGCTGCAATATTGATATATTTGTTTGATTTTCGGGCGAGATAAAATAAACATTAACAAGCTAAAGGTCAAAATCGTTTGTAAGGGAATTAAAAATGCCAATTCAGCTTTTAAACTATTGCTGGCGTTTGAACTCAGTGCCAGAGAAAAGACACTGCTAAAATAAATCACAATTTTGGGATTGGATAAATTGGTCATCAATCCCAATAGAAAATAATTTTGACGCTGAACTGGGCGCTCATCATTTAAATCTGTACTTTGATTAAAACTAGCTAGACCGCTCTTAAACATCGCCACGCCCATGCGCGCTAAGAATATCCCACCCAAAACCATAATAATTTGCTGAATCCAAGGCCATTGCTCAATGAGGACTTGAAAGCCTAATAATGTCAGAACAACCCAAACAACCACCCCTACAGTAATGCCTAAAATAATTTTAAAGGTATCGATATTTCGATTGGCGGCTGCGCTTTTAGCAATCAATAAAACGTCTGGACCGGGCGTTAATTGCGCAATAAAATGTAATGCACAAATCGTCAATAACATTGACATGGAATATACCTTTGTTGCGCTAAATAAAAAAATAGTCTAAAAATTAAAAATAAGCGTCGTTTCTAAGCGAACAATTAAAAAAACTAACATATTTAGGTGTATTTTTTAAATAAAAATTTTAAAAAATAAAAATCAACAACAGCTTTTAAATCGAAGAACACAGTAAAAAACACATTACACTATAATCGGATTGCCTCCACAGCAGCGATGCTCCAAAAAAAAGCCGAATATTTCATTCGGCTCAATTTTCAATCCATATGAGAAACAATTAGATAAACAGGATTATTTTTTCGGTGTCACATCTTTCATGCCAATCTGTTTACGTTCAGGTGCAACCTCATGTGCTTCACCATCAATAATACTTGAGTCTTGCTGACCAGTCTGATTCTGCATCTGTTGCATTTGGCGCATCAAGTCGGCAAATGCATCGTTGCCGCCCATACCACCAGCACCGCCCATCATGCCCCCCATCATTTTTTCCATCATGGCTTGTTGTCGTTTTGCCAAAATTCCCATCGCAAAAGTACGGCAGATTTTTTGTATTGGTGGAATTAAAATCAATAAAGCGAACACATCACTGATTAAACCTGGCAGCATCAATAAAAAGCCTGACATCGCCAAAGCAATTTTGGGTGATCCCATCGCGCCCATTTGCCCACCCATCTGCATTTGTTGCATCTGCGGCATAATCGTCGCCAAGCTTGAACGCAACATGTTCAGACCGATGAAGAAAGCAATAATGAACCA
This window contains:
- a CDS encoding LysE family transporter; the encoded protein is MSMLLTICALHFIAQLTPGPDVLLIAKSAAANRNIDTFKIILGITVGVVVWVVLTLLGFQVLIEQWPWIQQIIMVLGGIFLARMGVAMFKSGLASFNQSTDLNDERPVQRQNYFLLGLMTNLSNPKIVIYFSSVFSLALSSNASNSLKAELAFLIPLQTILTFSLLMFILSRPKIKQIYQYCSAYIDLISGGLFMLFAIWLWLDVWRTF
- a CDS encoding FxsA family protein, with amino-acid sequence MSKLFPIILIAIIAEIAVWIGVAQFISGWYVFFWFIIAFFIGLNMLRSSLATIMPQMQQMQMGGQMGAMGSPKIALAMSGFLLMLPGLISDVFALLILIPPIQKICRTFAMGILAKRQQAMMEKMMGGMMGGAGGMGGNDAFADLMRQMQQMQNQTGQQDSSIIDGEAHEVAPERKQIGMKDVTPKK